In Chitinophaga varians, the following are encoded in one genomic region:
- a CDS encoding YceI family protein, whose amino-acid sequence MKKIIYPAAALLVMLMAAFTFITTQNWKISNGYSIKFTGKYADGAFESMKGTVIFDEKDPASAKFDVQVDVSSINTGNGLKNRHARGEKWFDAEKYPYIHFVSSEVVKTATGYDAKGTLDMHGIKKPFTIPFTFTRNGDKGVFQGAFKVNRGDFGITTPRGDESDYTHLTVTVPVTAR is encoded by the coding sequence ATGAAAAAGATTATTTATCCGGCGGCTGCCCTGCTGGTAATGCTGATGGCTGCTTTTACCTTTATCACCACCCAAAACTGGAAAATCAGCAACGGATATTCCATCAAATTCACTGGTAAGTACGCAGACGGCGCCTTTGAATCCATGAAAGGCACCGTCATATTCGACGAGAAAGATCCTGCTTCGGCAAAGTTCGACGTGCAGGTGGACGTCTCTTCCATCAATACCGGCAACGGCCTTAAAAACCGCCATGCCCGTGGCGAGAAATGGTTCGACGCTGAAAAGTACCCCTACATTCATTTCGTTTCTTCCGAAGTGGTGAAAACTGCCACGGGCTACGATGCGAAAGGCACCCTCGATATGCATGGCATTAAAAAACCGTTCACCATTCCTTTTACTTTCACGCGTAACGGTGACAAGGGCGTATTTCAGGGGGCCTTTAAAGTCAACCGCGGCGACTTTGGCATTACCACGCCCCGTGGAGATGAATCCGACTATACCCATCTTACCGTAACCGTTCCTGTTACTGCCCGGTAA
- a CDS encoding fibronectin type III domain-containing protein → MPNLFRYLLSYLLLICICQTAAAQQYPVTASTQIIPPYSVYLPDYVVPGSDKLRVILVQNDLTKPSYDVRLQMTVERNGALIMRTAPAFTPRPLTLSAGVPTIISGTDLADYLNTNNIEFSGGFSRDSYERTRSLPEGSYRITFTAFDYRRPQVQVSNAGANIFFFQKSDPPLLNLPICGSRVEKRDPQFLTFSWSSRNTPNPLEGGGTEYIFSLYEIKPKNSNPDYIVRSTRPIYTITTDNTTIPYGPGEPALTDSMEYVWIVQARDKSGRDMFSNQGLSQSCRFTYLGNNPFETNKISKPKLSGEATGERTMKLQWPAAPASAAYRVEAYRVQYRAVKKDGVEFDWQTSESPTDTALNVHSLEPDRSYEARLQWRVAGVYGPFSDVVTVTTKPLRTFTCGDPALLQAPQNNAPLPSASRGAIFRIGHFDVLVSDISGGDGVYSGRGKIVTPGFGGGMLVQFKQISVNTDMVVTRGEMQAVTEGIDKFISDEQKNQRGGDDVGHVKTGDVVPDIVTKLHLFTKESIKVNTEDGTITFTDSNTGQSETVNYKEKGKGLPLVIEDTDGNLYNVDKNGKVTSAGTRDKSLAGNPEALAALNKLDLSNGMFTFSGKNSRYAFDAWKDNYYGKAVLDSSYEKLADGRYRVAAKAILPGEQDQVIATLSGAKDIDTSKIRFVSGKGIVYPSSPSPEGFVITLTGGPAGDAQEIYAVYAKGGKNISMGKLLVASYAPTQKQVVLIPVGKATVQKEAVEKALKDAYEKIGVTYTVTVDESFRDNTAWDLNKDNLLQDSHSSFLGNGFTGEEKAMRKAYGKDHKADKNTSYLFVINEAALNDGDLQGKMPRQSQFGFIFAKGASAESVGRTVAHETGHGAYTLEHTFSAGIGLDIRSTDNLMDYGNGYSLLKYQWDVVHDPGHVWGIFENDQDQQQVSFGTVKVFEEFINKPSNTYTFLTPAGTMITLPQDATNLTFSTLDRTFYKVRGQVDMNLPSEDLVPLGALLSFDVKQVHYSGSYGSAAFHGYMNGEGSFYKEDVSKTLGADTGIAVFLGVKEGKFITYASRFKPKSPVRVNDFSIVDLDFVLEENSLKAVLERKKVAPKLIELDAAGLAFINGNVAFRYKGKEEATIGSFLLEVLDEKSTVSHYMTFYTIANLKKEDLLAFAGCLGEQWDISMAEAPLRKIVYGPTEGMDGGYKLYQTIREKTLVEMAKIADNKSQLHQQLHDAVAARKTVEFIHDLIKNNYSPCAMVQLNLTDRLYILNQLLSKGMENDNWYTDPAWYTTNDGHFIVLDLFRTTPKSDRAALLKQGVMANKYLWLRTLWQEANKWFNGVGYENVREVFEEINPWIKENYTDLKVPLTVKYHHVGMFGLDSIPYLPGEQEYLIGLKSGGKPVFNYYEYTVDKEGSASLSSEGKILLTQRYSMLSVYPTFNMPGSSSLDKPGIPVAYDEAMDPFEPMTIMSVSNFYENGVTAGEKKVVPAYMSVVINRDLERSSNNRKIRTVFDIATVVAAVLAAPESGGTSLSAISSVLARTSQVVSRVTTVVSAADIMVQAERNAMTPQKYQLYRDFYEAWDKLKATVDYTALGVDAINISVWSIGKIRELRRISNTVNEIRNTMENGITPPPNLADGWKRAINDIPDGPPPGYTIRDSRILSKVPNAGLDSRGASFVSTVTNIEKQAGTVIFHVGKDASAGSSVKDFLLVLEKRGYGGPQPRVQSGTIRDLEVLTMEETSKIVEGLGTETLLKEVQRLEHVPLKKMQEELGLLTEMKPAQFTEEATVKVYVVASKAVNAGKAVTDAEPDIVTVTLPQGETRIAYATPEGVTEVLNKRKCNFCTTFQNEAICRKFEQLYVKSMMTHRDGIAKLCANLKKTEVNAVLDYMLDEDFDVYDLRDLLEEIEIQTGDVKHITNHVGDINVGLLAAWELVRAAKAAVSRNYEMDYPGLEEVRKAMADPGFNNNVGRTGGLIAVLSANKGLPCNTCKNPSKIILQFLDEYIKDLKYFSDHYNFGKLWDELKQPRAYRMVYGAAFQLRILRAFPSQFAGGTVVFDDELDRLTGSDEDNLADDQTDEGIRSKCRFDIKVTGAGREKLFEFKSWGATTARDFLNNASKRVYFGNQMSAYFRRARNIADVTYYFDGRKITLSRAKQLVQAVFRERYREWYTNSGTTGLGATKMEELFGINMQDFADEIEDVNSPIYNFIKAE, encoded by the coding sequence ATGCCTAACCTATTCCGTTACTTATTGAGTTATCTGTTGTTGATCTGTATCTGTCAGACGGCGGCAGCGCAGCAGTACCCTGTTACTGCCAGCACACAGATTATCCCGCCGTACAGTGTTTACCTCCCGGACTATGTGGTGCCGGGAAGTGACAAGCTGCGGGTCATCCTGGTGCAGAACGACCTGACCAAACCGTCCTACGATGTGAGACTGCAGATGACAGTGGAGCGGAACGGCGCACTGATCATGCGTACAGCACCGGCTTTCACGCCACGGCCGCTCACCCTGAGCGCAGGGGTGCCTACCATCATCAGCGGCACCGACCTGGCTGATTATCTTAATACCAACAACATCGAATTCAGCGGAGGGTTTAGCCGTGACAGTTATGAGCGCACCCGCTCCCTGCCGGAAGGCTCTTACCGCATCACCTTCACGGCCTTCGACTATCGACGGCCACAGGTGCAGGTGAGTAATGCCGGTGCCAATATCTTTTTCTTCCAGAAAAGCGATCCTCCTTTGCTGAACCTGCCCATCTGCGGCAGCCGCGTAGAGAAAAGAGACCCGCAGTTTCTCACTTTCAGCTGGAGCAGCCGTAATACGCCCAATCCACTGGAAGGAGGGGGAACCGAGTATATCTTTTCCCTTTATGAGATCAAACCGAAAAACAGCAACCCGGATTACATTGTACGCAGTACCCGGCCGATTTATACCATTACTACAGATAACACCACAATCCCCTATGGCCCCGGAGAACCGGCGCTTACAGACAGCATGGAGTATGTCTGGATAGTGCAGGCACGCGATAAAAGTGGCCGTGATATGTTCAGCAACCAGGGCTTAAGCCAGAGCTGCCGTTTTACCTATCTGGGCAATAATCCCTTTGAGACCAACAAAATCAGTAAACCGAAACTGTCAGGCGAGGCTACCGGCGAAAGGACCATGAAGCTGCAATGGCCCGCAGCACCTGCCAGCGCGGCCTACCGGGTAGAAGCCTATAGGGTGCAGTACCGTGCCGTCAAAAAAGACGGTGTGGAATTCGACTGGCAAACTTCAGAGTCTCCAACCGATACCGCGCTCAATGTACATAGCCTGGAGCCGGACCGAAGCTATGAAGCCCGTCTGCAATGGCGGGTGGCCGGCGTTTACGGTCCATTCAGTGACGTAGTAACGGTGACGACTAAACCGCTGCGTACGTTCACCTGCGGCGACCCTGCATTATTGCAGGCGCCACAAAACAACGCACCGCTGCCTTCCGCCTCCCGCGGCGCTATTTTCCGTATCGGGCATTTTGATGTGCTGGTGAGTGACATCTCCGGTGGTGATGGCGTATATAGCGGTCGTGGTAAGATCGTTACCCCCGGATTCGGTGGCGGTATGCTGGTGCAGTTCAAACAGATCAGCGTTAACACAGATATGGTGGTGACCCGCGGCGAGATGCAGGCGGTAACGGAAGGCATCGATAAATTCATCAGCGATGAACAGAAAAATCAACGCGGTGGCGATGACGTAGGCCATGTGAAGACCGGCGACGTGGTGCCCGACATCGTGACGAAATTGCACCTGTTCACCAAAGAAAGTATCAAAGTCAATACGGAAGACGGCACGATCACCTTTACCGATTCCAATACCGGCCAGTCTGAAACTGTCAACTATAAAGAAAAAGGTAAAGGCCTGCCGCTGGTGATAGAAGACACTGATGGTAACCTTTACAATGTCGATAAAAACGGCAAGGTAACGTCAGCGGGCACACGTGACAAGAGCCTCGCCGGCAACCCGGAGGCTTTGGCTGCGCTCAATAAGCTGGACCTGAGCAATGGTATGTTCACCTTCTCCGGTAAAAACAGCAGGTATGCTTTCGATGCCTGGAAAGATAACTACTACGGTAAAGCGGTGCTGGACAGCAGTTATGAGAAACTGGCTGATGGCCGTTACCGCGTGGCAGCCAAGGCTATCCTCCCCGGAGAGCAGGACCAGGTGATCGCCACATTATCAGGAGCGAAAGACATCGATACCAGCAAAATCAGGTTTGTCAGCGGTAAAGGCATTGTTTATCCATCCTCCCCATCACCGGAAGGATTTGTGATCACCCTTACCGGCGGCCCTGCGGGCGATGCGCAGGAGATCTATGCGGTGTACGCCAAAGGTGGCAAAAACATCAGTATGGGCAAATTGCTGGTGGCCAGCTATGCACCTACACAAAAGCAGGTAGTGCTGATTCCTGTAGGTAAAGCCACGGTGCAGAAGGAAGCTGTGGAAAAAGCGCTGAAAGATGCCTATGAAAAAATAGGTGTCACCTATACAGTAACCGTAGATGAGAGCTTCCGCGATAACACTGCATGGGACCTGAACAAGGACAACTTGTTGCAGGACAGCCATAGTTCCTTCCTGGGCAATGGTTTTACCGGAGAGGAGAAAGCCATGCGCAAGGCTTACGGTAAAGACCATAAGGCAGATAAAAATACCAGCTACCTGTTTGTGATAAATGAAGCCGCGTTAAACGACGGCGACCTTCAGGGTAAAATGCCGCGACAGAGCCAGTTCGGTTTCATCTTCGCCAAAGGCGCCTCCGCAGAAAGCGTAGGCCGCACGGTGGCACACGAAACCGGTCACGGCGCCTATACGCTGGAACATACCTTCAGCGCCGGCATCGGGCTGGACATCCGGAGCACGGATAACCTCATGGATTACGGCAACGGCTACTCGCTGCTGAAATATCAGTGGGATGTAGTGCATGATCCGGGCCACGTATGGGGCATTTTCGAAAATGACCAGGACCAGCAGCAGGTGTCATTCGGCACTGTGAAGGTATTTGAGGAATTCATTAACAAACCTTCCAATACTTATACGTTCCTCACGCCTGCAGGTACGATGATTACATTGCCACAGGATGCCACCAACCTTACCTTTTCTACACTGGACAGGACCTTCTACAAGGTGAGAGGACAGGTAGATATGAACCTGCCGTCGGAAGACCTGGTGCCGCTGGGTGCGCTGTTATCGTTCGATGTTAAACAGGTACATTATTCCGGCAGCTATGGCAGTGCAGCATTCCATGGTTATATGAACGGGGAAGGTAGCTTCTATAAAGAGGATGTTTCCAAAACACTAGGTGCAGACACCGGTATCGCCGTATTCCTCGGGGTAAAAGAAGGCAAGTTTATTACTTATGCCTCCCGCTTTAAACCTAAATCACCAGTACGGGTAAACGATTTCTCGATTGTTGATCTTGACTTCGTGTTAGAGGAAAACAGCCTGAAAGCTGTATTGGAGAGAAAGAAAGTGGCGCCTAAACTGATTGAACTGGATGCCGCCGGGCTGGCGTTTATCAATGGTAATGTAGCATTCCGCTATAAAGGCAAGGAGGAAGCTACTATAGGCAGTTTCCTGCTGGAGGTACTGGACGAGAAGAGCACGGTGAGCCACTATATGACTTTCTACACCATTGCCAACCTGAAGAAGGAAGATTTGTTGGCCTTCGCCGGCTGCCTGGGAGAACAATGGGATATTTCAATGGCGGAAGCACCGCTTCGCAAGATCGTTTATGGGCCTACTGAAGGAATGGACGGCGGATATAAACTGTACCAGACGATCAGGGAGAAGACGCTGGTTGAAATGGCGAAGATAGCCGATAATAAATCGCAGCTGCATCAGCAACTGCATGATGCCGTGGCTGCCAGAAAAACAGTAGAATTCATTCATGACCTGATAAAAAATAATTACTCGCCTTGCGCGATGGTGCAGCTGAACCTGACTGACAGGTTGTATATCCTCAACCAGCTGTTGTCAAAGGGTATGGAAAATGACAACTGGTATACGGATCCTGCCTGGTATACCACCAATGATGGACACTTTATTGTGCTGGACCTGTTCAGGACGACCCCTAAAAGTGACCGTGCCGCATTGTTGAAGCAGGGAGTTATGGCCAACAAGTATTTGTGGCTGCGCACTTTGTGGCAGGAGGCAAATAAATGGTTCAATGGCGTAGGTTACGAGAATGTGAGGGAAGTGTTCGAAGAAATCAATCCCTGGATAAAGGAGAATTATACTGACCTGAAAGTGCCGCTTACCGTGAAATACCACCACGTGGGCATGTTCGGGTTGGATTCTATTCCTTATCTGCCAGGTGAACAGGAATACCTGATCGGATTAAAATCCGGTGGTAAGCCAGTGTTTAACTATTACGAATACACTGTTGACAAGGAAGGAAGCGCGTCCCTCTCTTCAGAAGGTAAAATATTGCTGACACAACGTTACAGCATGCTAAGTGTCTACCCGACCTTCAACATGCCGGGCAGCAGCTCCCTCGACAAACCAGGTATTCCGGTGGCTTACGACGAGGCAATGGACCCGTTTGAACCGATGACCATCATGTCCGTGTCCAACTTTTATGAAAATGGGGTGACTGCAGGTGAAAAGAAAGTGGTGCCCGCTTATATGTCGGTGGTCATCAACAGAGATCTGGAACGTTCCTCCAATAATCGCAAGATAAGGACTGTGTTTGATATCGCTACTGTAGTGGCGGCGGTACTGGCTGCCCCTGAGTCAGGCGGCACTTCGCTGTCAGCGATTTCCTCCGTACTGGCGAGGACATCGCAGGTGGTGTCCAGGGTGACAACGGTGGTATCTGCCGCAGATATCATGGTTCAGGCAGAAAGGAATGCGATGACTCCGCAAAAATACCAACTGTACAGAGACTTTTATGAAGCATGGGACAAACTGAAAGCGACCGTCGATTACACAGCGCTGGGTGTTGATGCTATTAACATCTCTGTATGGAGCATTGGTAAAATCAGAGAGTTGCGCCGCATCAGCAATACTGTCAACGAAATCCGAAACACCATGGAGAACGGTATTACTCCTCCTCCCAATCTGGCTGACGGATGGAAAAGAGCGATAAACGACATCCCTGACGGTCCTCCTCCCGGCTATACTATCAGGGACTCCAGAATTTTGAGCAAAGTTCCTAATGCCGGGTTAGACAGCAGGGGTGCCAGCTTTGTATCTACCGTTACCAACATTGAAAAGCAGGCGGGCACCGTTATTTTCCACGTAGGTAAGGATGCCTCCGCAGGTTCGTCTGTAAAAGATTTCCTCCTTGTACTGGAAAAACGTGGTTACGGAGGACCGCAACCACGCGTGCAGAGTGGTACCATAAGAGACCTGGAAGTGCTGACCATGGAGGAGACAAGCAAAATTGTGGAAGGCCTGGGCACAGAGACATTACTGAAGGAAGTTCAAAGACTCGAGCATGTGCCGCTCAAAAAAATGCAGGAAGAATTAGGCCTGTTAACAGAAATGAAACCGGCGCAGTTTACCGAAGAAGCCACTGTTAAAGTCTATGTTGTGGCAAGTAAAGCTGTTAACGCAGGTAAAGCAGTTACGGACGCGGAGCCGGACATTGTAACGGTCACACTTCCCCAAGGAGAAACCAGAATTGCCTATGCCACACCTGAAGGCGTTACAGAAGTACTGAATAAACGGAAGTGCAATTTCTGTACAACATTCCAGAATGAAGCCATCTGCCGTAAGTTTGAACAGCTGTACGTTAAATCAATGATGACCCATCGGGATGGTATTGCCAAACTGTGTGCGAATCTGAAGAAAACTGAAGTCAATGCTGTATTGGATTATATGTTAGATGAAGATTTTGATGTGTATGATCTGAGAGATTTACTGGAAGAGATAGAAATTCAGACAGGTGATGTCAAGCATATCACCAATCACGTGGGGGACATAAATGTTGGTTTACTAGCCGCATGGGAACTGGTAAGGGCGGCCAAGGCAGCTGTTTCCAGGAATTATGAAATGGACTATCCCGGATTGGAGGAAGTCAGGAAGGCAATGGCTGATCCCGGCTTTAATAATAACGTAGGCCGTACAGGAGGCCTGATCGCCGTGTTATCGGCCAATAAGGGGCTTCCTTGTAATACCTGTAAGAATCCGTCTAAAATAATTCTGCAGTTCCTGGATGAGTATATTAAAGATCTTAAGTATTTTTCCGATCATTACAATTTCGGAAAACTTTGGGATGAGCTGAAACAGCCCAGGGCGTACAGGATGGTGTATGGTGCCGCCTTCCAGTTGCGTATCCTGAGAGCATTCCCTTCCCAGTTTGCGGGCGGTACCGTTGTTTTTGACGATGAACTGGACAGGCTCACTGGCAGCGATGAAGACAATCTGGCGGATGATCAGACTGATGAGGGAATAAGAAGCAAGTGCCGCTTTGATATCAAGGTCACAGGGGCAGGCAGGGAGAAATTGTTTGAATTCAAAAGCTGGGGCGCCACCACTGCACGGGATTTCTTGAATAATGCCAGCAAACGGGTATACTTCGGTAACCAGATGTCGGCATATTTCCGGAGAGCGAGGAACATCGCTGACGTGACGTATTATTTCGATGGCAGAAAAATCACGTTGAGCAGAGCGAAACAACTCGTGCAGGCAGTGTTTAGGGAAAGATACCGGGAATGGTACACCAATTCCGGCACTACCGGACTTGGGGCGACAAAAATGGAGGAGCTGTTCGGCATTAACATGCAGGATTTTGCCGATGAAATAGAAGATGTCAACAGTCCTATTTATAATTTTATCAAAGCAGAATAA